The Achromobacter deleyi region AGCGCGGCTGGCGTCGCCAGATCGCCCAGCAGCAATTGGGCGGGATCGCCGGGGATGAGCCGGATCATCACAAACACGGCCACCGCCACGATCAGCAGGGTGGGCACGGCCATGACGATACGGGATAGCGCGAAACGCAGCATGGCCCTCTCCTATTGCGCGGCGCGGACGCGGGCGCGTCCGGGCAATGCGCCCATCGTGATGTCAGTGTTACGCATTGCGCAGCTTGGCAAGCGCCGTGGCCAGGAAATCCTGGACCTGGCCGACGCACTTCAAACCGTCGTGCGGAACGTTCTCAACCATGTCCAGCGTCACGTTCACGCCGGCCGCCTCGAACGAGCGGCGCAGCGATTCCAGGCGCTCCGGGCGGTTCTTGCCGGCGGCGTTGGCGCCGGGCATGAAGAACTTGCCGCCTTCGCGGTGGGTGATTTCCCAGGTTTCCAGGTCGGCCTTGCCCACGATCATGTGCACGGCCACCTGCTTCAGGGCTTCCACGTCGATGCGCTTGCCGAAGCGGGCTTCCGCGTCGCGCACGCCCACCCACCAGTCCTGGTCCGGATCCAGCAGCGTCACCGAGCCCGGCGCGCCGATCGACACGGCCCACAGGCTTTCCGGATGCAGCAGCGCGTAGCGGTTCACGAACTGGCCGCCACCGGAATAGCCGAACAGCGCGAACTGCTTGAAATCGCGGCCGAACTTCTCGCCCACCTCGGCCACCATGTCCTGCAGTACCTGGTCATAGCGGATCTCGCCTTCGCGCAGCTGCTTGAAGCCGTCGCGATTGCCGTCGCCCAGCGGACCCACGGGAAACAGCGGGCACAGCACGATGCAATCGTTCCAGCGCGCGAATTCCGCGAACGCGTCGCGGTATTCCACGAATGCCCGTCCCGTGCCGTGCATGATCACCACCAGCTCCATCGGATGCCGGGCCGTGTCGATGTGCGGCGGCACGTACATGCAGTAGGAGAAGCGCGGATCGGTGCGCGCGGAGAAGACGGTGCTGTGGCCCAGGTCGTACATGGCCCGCGCGCGGGCGGCGTCGGGCTGGATGGCGAGTGCTGCGTTGGACTGCATGATTTCCTCGTTTCCATGGCCGCCTCGGCGGGCGCATGGTCTATGCCGGTGGTCGAAACAATAATCACATAAATTGGCGCCAATTTTAGGCGCATGCGATTCGGCACAACAAGGCAGGGGATTCCCTAGGACGGGCTATGCGCCGGCGCGCCGGCTGGGAGCCTCAGCCTTTCTTGAACAGCCGCTTGGCGATGCCGACCACGCCCAGCACCACGGCCCCGGCCACGATGCCGAACAGGGCATTGAGCAGGGTCGAGACCAGCGCCTGGACGACCCCGCCCCCACCCACCGAAGCGGCGGCGTGTTCGATGGCGGCGTGCACGGGCGGGATGCCGTGGGTCAGGATGGCGCCGCCGACCATGAACATGGCGGCCGTGCCCACCACGGACAGGGTCTTCATCAGGTACGGCGCCGCCCCCACGATGCGCTTGCCCAGCCAGGCCAGCGCCTGCGAGGACTTCTGGCTCAGGTAGAGCCCCAGGTCGTCCAGCTTGACGATGCCCGCCACCAGACCATAGACGCCGACCGTCATCGCGATGGCGATGATGGACAGCACCGAGACCTGGCGGGTGAAGTCGGCGCCGGCCACCGCCCCCAGGCTGATGACGATGATTTCCGCCGAGAGGATGAAGTCGGTGCGCACCGCGCCTTTGATCTTGCCGCGCTCGAACGCCACCATGTCGACTGCCTGGTTCTGCAGGGCTTCGGCGCGCGCCGCATGATGGCCTTCGGGAGACTCGCCGTGCGACAGGTACTTGTGCGCCAGCTTTTCCACGCCCTCATAGCAGAGGAATGCGCCGCCCAGCATCAGCAACGGCGTCACGGCCCAGGGCGCGAACGCGCTGATCAAGAGCGCCGCGGGCACCAGGATCAGCTTGTTGATGAAGGAACCCTTGGCCACCGCCCACACCACCGGCAGCTCCCGGTTGACCGGCACCCCGGTGACCTGCTGGGCGTTCAGCGCCAGGTCGTCGCCCAGCACGCCCGCCGTCTTCTTGGCGGCTACCTTGGTCATGACGGAAACGTCATCCAGGATCGTGGCGATATCGTCGAACAATGCGAAGAAACTGCTTCCGGCCATCAAGGATCCCCTCTTGCCCAATAAGGTTTTCCGAGTGTACAGGCGGCGGGGGCCCGGTAAGCTCCCGCCTGGGCCGGTTCACGCTAAAAGGCCTTGCACAGGCCCCATGCGCTACAGCGCTTCGATGCGGGGATAAAGGTCGCGGTTTTCCCGCTGCATCCGTTCGTGAACCCGGCGCAGCACCGTGTTGGCGTCGTCCCGGAAGCCGCCTTCGTCCAGCTCCAGGCTGCGGGCATTGTTCCAGCGTTTCGCGAAGGCCTCGTAGGCGGCGGCGATCGCGTCCATCTCTTCCTGGAACTCCCTGCCCTTGAGCGCCAGCTCGGCGTCGGCGCAGCGCGCCACGGCCGGATACAGCGCCCGGTCCTCAACGGCCAGATGCAGCTTGATCGTTGCGCTGATGGACACGATGCCCCGCGCGATCTCGGCTGCGTTGCGCGCCACGCCGGCCAGGGCCAGCTTGCGCAGCGACGCGATGCCTTGCAGGATATCCACATGCTGCTGCTTGAATTTATCGATATTCATACGAACTTTCCTGACTGATGCCGCGGGGCCGGCGGGCCCCGCCTTTCTGCTTGCCGCAAGCGTCCTTCAGGCGTGGGGATGCGCCGCCGGCGCCGCCGCGTTTTCGAACAGGATGTTGTTTTCCAGGTGGATGTGCGCCATCAGGTCTTCCTTGAACTGGCGGATGCCCAGGTACAGCGCCCGCCAGGTGTTGCAGGCGGCGCGCGGCAGGGTGATATTGTTGGTCAGCGCCAGCAGGCGCTCCAGCGCCACGCCGTGGTCGTCGTGCTCCATGCGCATCACCATGATCGGCATGGTGGCCATGCCGCCGTGACCGCGCGCCAGCATCGGGAACAGCACCTGTTCCTCTTTCTGCATATGGCTTTCCAGCTCTTGCTGCATGCCGCGCAGGTGGTCGGCCAGGCCAGCCGGGCAATCCGGGCTGTCGGCATGCACCTGCTCCACCTTCAGCGCCAGCCGGATCAGCTCGGGCAGTTGCTGGCGATGCACTTCGTGATAGCGCTCCAGGATGTGGTCCACGAGTTCGGCCGCCGATGCCAGGCCCCAATCCCTTTCCTGCATGGGATTCTGCGCCAGCGCGACCAGGCGCGCTTCGATCAGCGCCGGGTCCAGCGAACGCTGGGCTGCCGCTTCGGCCAGGCTTTTCTTGCCGCCACAGCAAAAATCCAGCTCGTACTCATGAAAAACCTGGGTGGCCCCGGGAATGCTGCGGGCCAACTGGCCCAGGGATTGCTCAACCATGCTCATCGCGTCTCTCCATTGATCATGACGGTACCTGGATAGATGCGAAAACCGTGCCAGAAAAAACTTGCGATTAATCAAGCACCTGCAAACTAAAGGGTAGATATAACCATTTTTGACCAGGGTTTTATTTACCCTTGGACGGTAGAATCGACCCATGCAAAACCTATTGCTTGCCGATCTGGTCGCCGACCTTCCGCCCGCCGTCCGCCTGCAGCGGCTGGTTTCCAGCCTGCGCACGCACTTTCGCTGCGGCGCCGTGGCGCTGCTGCAGCTGGAAGAAGACCACCTGCGCCCCATCGCCGTCGACGGCCTGACCCAGGACGCGCTGGGCCGCCGCTTTGCCGTGCAGCAGCACCCCCGCCTGGCCGCCATCCTGGGCCGGCGCGGCGTAACCTGCTTTCA contains the following coding sequences:
- a CDS encoding alpha/beta hydrolase, whose translation is MQSNAALAIQPDAARARAMYDLGHSTVFSARTDPRFSYCMYVPPHIDTARHPMELVVIMHGTGRAFVEYRDAFAEFARWNDCIVLCPLFPVGPLGDGNRDGFKQLREGEIRYDQVLQDMVAEVGEKFGRDFKQFALFGYSGGGQFVNRYALLHPESLWAVSIGAPGSVTLLDPDQDWWVGVRDAEARFGKRIDVEALKQVAVHMIVGKADLETWEITHREGGKFFMPGANAAGKNRPERLESLRRSFEAAGVNVTLDMVENVPHDGLKCVGQVQDFLATALAKLRNA
- a CDS encoding DUF808 domain-containing protein, producing the protein MAGSSFFALFDDIATILDDVSVMTKVAAKKTAGVLGDDLALNAQQVTGVPVNRELPVVWAVAKGSFINKLILVPAALLISAFAPWAVTPLLMLGGAFLCYEGVEKLAHKYLSHGESPEGHHAARAEALQNQAVDMVAFERGKIKGAVRTDFILSAEIIVISLGAVAGADFTRQVSVLSIIAIAMTVGVYGLVAGIVKLDDLGLYLSQKSSQALAWLGKRIVGAAPYLMKTLSVVGTAAMFMVGGAILTHGIPPVHAAIEHAAASVGGGGVVQALVSTLLNALFGIVAGAVVLGVVGIAKRLFKKG
- a CDS encoding hemerythrin domain-containing protein, with protein sequence MNIDKFKQQHVDILQGIASLRKLALAGVARNAAEIARGIVSISATIKLHLAVEDRALYPAVARCADAELALKGREFQEEMDAIAAAYEAFAKRWNNARSLELDEGGFRDDANTVLRRVHERMQRENRDLYPRIEAL
- the ytfE gene encoding iron-sulfur cluster repair protein YtfE; amino-acid sequence: MSMVEQSLGQLARSIPGATQVFHEYELDFCCGGKKSLAEAAAQRSLDPALIEARLVALAQNPMQERDWGLASAAELVDHILERYHEVHRQQLPELIRLALKVEQVHADSPDCPAGLADHLRGMQQELESHMQKEEQVLFPMLARGHGGMATMPIMVMRMEHDDHGVALERLLALTNNITLPRAACNTWRALYLGIRQFKEDLMAHIHLENNILFENAAAPAAHPHA